Proteins from one Shewanella pealeana ATCC 700345 genomic window:
- a CDS encoding sensor histidine kinase, with translation MYRQLINEQEYQLDLHLDAEKTRYQQMALTLDKRSFATQVRSADPKVTLIVWRDSSDYIGSLSMIPDDMPMLPEKREFPVFTGGPEKLHILTGGMVMTRYGPMLIATRVDQLGALIDKFTNAAITALMLTVVLTLALGYLFSKAILRRLVQYNRLSKKIERGQYSTRLPVSWRQDEFDMLAKQFNGVLDALEKNLAAVRGVTDNIAHDLRTPLSHLRIGLEQLPSKPKEELEESCAILTEELDHCLATFDAMLSLTRIEEGQQTLELQDVSLIAISQDLFEMAEAMAEFNDQSLKLTTGEEFQVSGDKYLLFQALFNLVDNAIKYSGEGAEISISQNRNVISIQDNGPGIPEGSRDKVFERLVRLDPSRHHKGTGLGLSMVKAILSRHNAKIALTDNQPGLKVIITF, from the coding sequence ATGTATCGCCAGCTGATCAATGAGCAAGAGTATCAGCTGGACTTGCATCTAGACGCCGAAAAGACCCGCTATCAACAGATGGCATTGACCCTAGATAAGCGCAGCTTTGCGACTCAAGTGCGCAGTGCCGACCCCAAAGTCACCTTGATTGTTTGGCGTGACTCCTCAGATTATATCGGCTCTTTGAGCATGATCCCCGACGATATGCCTATGCTACCAGAGAAACGCGAGTTTCCGGTGTTTACTGGTGGCCCTGAAAAACTGCATATCTTAACCGGTGGCATGGTGATGACTCGCTATGGCCCCATGTTGATCGCGACCCGTGTCGACCAGCTCGGCGCGCTTATCGATAAATTTACCAATGCTGCGATCACCGCCTTGATGCTCACCGTTGTGCTGACTTTAGCGCTTGGCTATCTATTCTCTAAAGCCATTTTACGTCGCTTAGTACAGTATAACCGTTTAAGTAAGAAGATTGAGCGAGGACAATATTCGACACGTTTACCCGTGAGCTGGCGTCAAGACGAATTTGATATGTTGGCTAAGCAATTTAATGGTGTACTCGATGCACTAGAGAAGAACTTAGCAGCAGTACGGGGGGTCACTGACAATATCGCCCATGATCTGCGTACCCCTTTGTCTCATCTTAGAATCGGGCTTGAGCAATTACCGAGCAAGCCTAAAGAGGAGCTTGAGGAAAGCTGCGCCATTCTTACCGAAGAACTCGATCATTGTTTAGCGACCTTCGATGCCATGTTGTCACTAACCCGTATCGAAGAGGGCCAGCAAACCTTAGAACTGCAAGATGTGAGTTTAATTGCGATTAGCCAAGACTTGTTTGAGATGGCGGAGGCGATGGCAGAGTTTAATGATCAGTCGTTGAAGCTGACGACCGGTGAAGAGTTTCAGGTCAGCGGCGACAAATACTTGCTGTTCCAAGCCTTGTTTAACTTAGTTGATAACGCAATCAAATACTCCGGTGAAGGCGCAGAGATAAGTATTTCACAAAATCGCAATGTGATTTCGATTCAAGACAATGGTCCTGGGATCCCCGAGGGCTCTCGTGACAAGGTATTTGAGCGTCTAGTGCGCCTAGACCCTAGCCGTCATCATAAGGGCACAGGGTTAGGTTTATCTATGGTGAAGGCGATTCTATCGCGACATAATGCTAAAATAGCGCTAACCGATAATCAGCCAGGCCTAAAGGTGATTATCACTTTTTAG
- a CDS encoding response regulator transcription factor, which translates to MKILMVEDDATTIEYVVKGFVEQGHNIETATDGHQGLLLATSMKYDLIILDRMLPQLDGLKLLAALRATGSQTPVLILSALSHVDERVKGLRAGGDDYMTKPFAFSELLVRAEKLMQRGESQPAVTDLNVGPLTIELLTRKVTLDGQEILLQPKEFQLLKYLMEHVNQVISRTLLFEAVWDYHFDPRTNVIDVHIAKLRRKFEELGHGELIETVRGAGYRLRQGH; encoded by the coding sequence ATGAAAATACTCATGGTTGAAGATGACGCGACTACCATCGAATATGTCGTAAAGGGATTTGTTGAGCAAGGGCACAATATAGAAACTGCGACAGACGGCCATCAAGGTTTGTTGCTTGCAACCAGCATGAAGTACGACTTAATCATTTTAGATCGTATGTTGCCACAGCTAGATGGCTTGAAGTTGTTAGCGGCGCTACGCGCTACTGGCAGTCAAACGCCAGTATTGATCTTATCTGCGTTAAGCCATGTCGATGAGCGAGTAAAAGGACTACGTGCGGGTGGTGATGACTACATGACCAAGCCTTTCGCCTTCTCTGAGCTGTTGGTTCGTGCCGAGAAGTTGATGCAGCGTGGTGAATCACAGCCAGCGGTTACCGACCTTAATGTGGGTCCGTTAACTATAGAGTTGTTGACTCGTAAAGTGACTCTCGATGGGCAAGAAATCTTACTGCAGCCAAAAGAGTTTCAGCTACTTAAATACCTGATGGAACATGTTAATCAGGTAATTAGTCGCACCCTGCTTTTTGAAGCTGTGTGGGATTATCACTTCGATCCTCGTACCAATGTCATCGATGTGCATATCGCCAAACTGAGACGTAAGTTTGAAGAGCTAGGCCACGGTGAATTAATCGAAACTGTTCGAGGTGCTGGGTATCGGTTACGCCAAGGGCATTAA
- a CDS encoding PepSY domain-containing protein: MARWLIGLLLVSGSSFASQGLYSLLSTGNYPMPAEMMQQLEQQHEGVISEFEADIENGELIYEFKMIDPQAKTITEYEYRAIDGSLKEREVSRLKNDDKDELSGVLMLQQNGHSLSEMLTLVNQESSGYIVKAEVDNDLGISYIELEILDIDGKRQLAFDIENKQLLPLLKWD; the protein is encoded by the coding sequence ATGGCTCGTTGGCTAATTGGTTTGTTATTAGTATCTGGTAGCTCGTTTGCTAGCCAAGGCTTGTATTCATTGTTGTCTACGGGGAATTACCCTATGCCAGCAGAGATGATGCAACAGCTGGAGCAGCAACATGAGGGCGTGATCTCCGAATTTGAAGCGGATATCGAAAATGGCGAGTTAATTTACGAATTCAAGATGATCGATCCTCAGGCAAAAACCATCACAGAATATGAATATCGAGCGATAGATGGCAGTTTGAAAGAACGTGAAGTCTCTCGTCTAAAAAATGACGACAAAGATGAGCTTTCAGGTGTACTGATGCTGCAACAAAATGGCCACTCGCTATCGGAAATGTTGACCCTAGTAAATCAAGAAAGTAGCGGCTACATAGTGAAAGCCGAAGTCGACAATGATCTAGGGATCAGTTATATAGAATTAGAAATCCTTGATATTGATGGTAAACGTCAGTTGGCCTTCGATATTGAAAACAAACAATTATTACCACTGCTCAAATGGGACTAA
- a CDS encoding NirD/YgiW/YdeI family stress tolerance protein codes for MSKKLTGLIILSAVLTMPAMAAYNGPGVASHVNTAADAANAKDDTPVELTGYLVQSLGDENYLFRDESGDIKVEIDNRLMRDIEITGESKVKLVGQVDDEWQGIEIEIDSLRLVSE; via the coding sequence ATGTCTAAGAAATTAACAGGTTTAATCATTTTATCAGCAGTATTAACTATGCCGGCAATGGCTGCATATAATGGCCCCGGTGTGGCAAGCCATGTTAATACTGCCGCCGATGCTGCTAACGCAAAGGACGATACCCCTGTTGAGTTGACGGGCTACTTGGTACAAAGCCTCGGCGATGAAAATTATTTGTTTCGTGATGAGAGTGGTGACATTAAAGTCGAGATCGACAACAGATTAATGCGTGATATTGAGATCACTGGTGAGAGCAAGGTAAAATTAGTGGGTCAAGTCGACGACGAGTGGCAAGGTATTGAAATAGAAATTGACAGCTTGCGTCTGGTTTCTGAATAA
- a CDS encoding ABC transporter ATP-binding protein encodes MSQIVADLYCRIKQAKHIKLDAEFSCKAGEVLAVVGPSGGGKSTLLRMIAGLTKPEDGEIRYGDKAWFDGPQGIQLTPQQRHLGYVPQHFGLFPNLTALENVVAALDHIPKAERESRAKDWLERVNLHGLPDRLPAHLSGGQRQRVALARALAREPSVLLLDEPFSAVDRETRERLYLELARLKEQLAIPVVMVTHDLNEAMLLADSMILISQGKMLQQGRPREVLTRPRNEAVAKQMGLRNIFDAYVIAQEEERQITWLKFGEHLIASTYFESLDVGTKVRWVIPNQGVRFNSIKKGRLCRSFNKLDITVDSMLIMGETVRVLASVTGVQHKIHAEVPLYLAQQLELAVGTQTTVALKSELIHILEK; translated from the coding sequence ATGTCGCAAATCGTCGCTGATCTCTATTGCCGCATTAAACAGGCAAAGCATATTAAGCTCGATGCTGAGTTTAGCTGTAAGGCCGGAGAAGTCTTGGCGGTTGTTGGGCCCTCCGGTGGTGGAAAGTCAACATTATTAAGAATGATTGCCGGGTTAACTAAACCCGAAGACGGCGAGATCCGTTATGGCGATAAGGCTTGGTTTGACGGCCCTCAGGGAATACAGCTAACGCCGCAGCAACGACACCTTGGCTATGTGCCGCAACACTTTGGGCTGTTCCCTAATCTAACCGCGTTAGAAAATGTGGTGGCGGCGCTGGATCATATTCCTAAAGCCGAGCGAGAGTCACGGGCTAAAGATTGGCTCGAGCGAGTCAACTTACACGGTCTACCCGATAGGTTGCCTGCGCACCTTTCTGGCGGTCAACGTCAGCGCGTCGCCTTGGCAAGAGCACTGGCCCGTGAGCCTTCGGTGTTACTGTTGGATGAACCCTTTTCTGCGGTCGATAGAGAAACCCGTGAGCGACTCTATTTAGAGTTGGCTCGACTCAAGGAGCAGTTGGCTATTCCGGTCGTTATGGTGACCCATGACTTAAATGAAGCTATGTTGTTGGCCGACAGTATGATCTTGATCAGTCAAGGAAAGATGTTGCAGCAAGGTCGTCCGCGAGAGGTGCTTACACGTCCACGCAATGAAGCCGTCGCTAAGCAGATGGGTCTGCGTAATATCTTCGATGCCTATGTGATCGCGCAGGAAGAGGAGCGACAGATCACTTGGCTTAAGTTTGGTGAACACCTGATTGCCAGTACCTATTTTGAAAGCTTAGATGTGGGTACTAAGGTACGTTGGGTGATCCCAAATCAAGGCGTACGCTTCAATTCTATTAAGAAGGGGCGCTTGTGCCGCAGCTTTAATAAGCTCGATATTACCGTCGATTCAATGTTAATCATGGGCGAAACGGTGCGTGTACTGGCAAGCGTGACAGGCGTGCAGCATAAGATCCATGCCGAGGTGCCATTATACTTGGCGCAGCAGCTGGAATTGGCGGTAGGCACACAAACGACTGTGGCGTTAAAGTCTGAGCTCATTCATATACTGGAAAAATAG
- the modB gene encoding molybdate ABC transporter permease subunit: MDWEALLLSIKLSSVTVLILIPLAILAGRFLAYRHFPGKSWVEALVMVPLVLPPTVIGYYLLVGLGSESWLGRMLEQLLGHQLVFHFSGLVVASILVNIPFAIQPIQRAFEAVPEDVRDAAACCGMSRLKVLFKIELPMVWPGVLTAIVLCFSHVLGEFGVVLMMGGNIAGETKTIAISIYDSVQAFDFASAGNMSLVLLLFAVTVLALTTSLSRRVGGQHVANRR; encoded by the coding sequence ATGGATTGGGAAGCGTTACTGCTATCGATTAAGCTCAGCAGCGTGACTGTGCTTATCTTGATCCCGTTAGCGATTCTAGCGGGGCGTTTTCTGGCTTATCGGCATTTTCCCGGTAAGTCATGGGTCGAAGCCTTAGTCATGGTGCCACTGGTGTTGCCACCAACGGTTATCGGCTACTACCTGCTGGTGGGGCTCGGTAGCGAATCTTGGCTTGGCCGCATGTTAGAGCAACTGCTTGGCCACCAACTGGTATTTCACTTCTCAGGGCTGGTGGTTGCCTCCATCTTAGTCAATATTCCTTTTGCGATTCAGCCAATTCAGCGTGCTTTTGAAGCTGTGCCTGAAGATGTGCGTGACGCCGCGGCCTGCTGCGGTATGAGCCGACTTAAGGTGCTATTTAAGATCGAACTGCCTATGGTTTGGCCGGGCGTATTAACCGCCATCGTATTGTGTTTTTCTCATGTACTCGGTGAGTTTGGTGTGGTGCTGATGATGGGCGGTAATATTGCTGGCGAAACCAAGACCATTGCCATCTCAATTTACGACAGCGTACAGGCATTCGATTTTGCCAGTGCGGGCAATATGTCGCTGGTACTCTTACTGTTTGCGGTTACGGTATTGGCGTTAACAACCAGCCTATCGCGCCGTGTTGGAGGTCAGCATGTCGCAAATCGTCGCTGA
- the modA gene encoding molybdate ABC transporter substrate-binding protein, producing the protein MKLRVMLLALLLPFLAMNKVVLAAQDVPVIAAASSIKFALDDIARQFTQETGRKVRISYGSSGNFVAQIRNGAPFELFLSADERYITQLAKAQQTPDQGVIYAVGQLAIAAPKSSPLPLDANLEGVKQFLDSKQLKRFAIANPEHAPYGERAKEVLQKLGLWQDIQPNLVFGENVSQAAQFAVSGATQGGLVALSLAVAKPFKARANYVVIPQEYYTPLDQRMVLTLKAGETAKLFYTYLQSEAAQSVFADYGFARAMN; encoded by the coding sequence ATGAAGTTAAGGGTGATGTTACTGGCATTATTGCTGCCCTTTTTAGCAATGAATAAAGTGGTTTTAGCAGCGCAAGATGTTCCCGTGATTGCAGCAGCGTCGAGCATTAAGTTTGCCCTCGACGATATCGCTAGACAATTTACCCAAGAGACAGGCCGTAAGGTGCGAATTTCTTATGGTTCTTCGGGTAACTTTGTCGCGCAAATCCGCAATGGTGCGCCATTTGAACTGTTCCTTTCGGCAGATGAGCGCTATATCACTCAATTAGCCAAAGCGCAGCAAACACCTGATCAAGGCGTGATTTACGCCGTGGGTCAGCTGGCGATTGCCGCCCCTAAGTCTTCACCTTTACCCCTAGATGCAAATTTAGAAGGGGTTAAACAGTTTTTAGATTCCAAGCAGTTAAAGCGCTTTGCTATCGCCAACCCTGAGCATGCTCCATACGGCGAACGCGCTAAAGAAGTACTGCAAAAGTTGGGTCTCTGGCAAGATATTCAGCCGAATTTGGTTTTTGGTGAGAACGTTTCTCAAGCGGCACAATTTGCTGTGAGTGGTGCTACCCAAGGTGGTTTAGTGGCTCTGTCATTAGCTGTAGCAAAACCGTTTAAGGCGCGCGCAAATTACGTGGTGATCCCGCAGGAATATTATACGCCACTCGATCAGCGTATGGTGCTGACCTTAAAAGCGGGCGAAACCGCCAAATTGTTTTATACCTATCTGCAGTCTGAGGCCGCTCAGAGTGTGTTTGCCGACTACGGCTTTGCGAGAGCGATGAATTAA
- the moaE gene encoding molybdopterin synthase catalytic subunit MoaE, protein MIRVQTQDFNVPEEYHLISQDNSDGAVVTFVGKVRDFNDGSAVTDLTLEHYPGMTEAVLNQIEAEARERWPLNNVTIIHRVGAMALGEQIVFIGVTSAHRKAAFAACEFLIDFLKTKAPFWKLEAGDKGSNWVEARDADEQAAKMWDK, encoded by the coding sequence ATGATCCGTGTACAGACTCAGGACTTTAATGTTCCAGAGGAATATCACTTAATCAGCCAAGATAACAGCGATGGCGCTGTGGTGACCTTTGTCGGTAAAGTGCGTGACTTTAACGATGGCAGCGCGGTAACCGACTTAACGCTTGAGCATTACCCTGGCATGACAGAAGCAGTGCTGAATCAGATTGAAGCCGAGGCGCGTGAGCGTTGGCCGCTGAACAATGTCACCATTATTCACCGAGTCGGCGCTATGGCGCTGGGCGAGCAGATTGTATTTATCGGCGTGACTAGCGCGCACCGTAAAGCGGCATTTGCTGCCTGTGAGTTCTTGATCGACTTTCTAAAAACCAAAGCCCCGTTTTGGAAACTAGAAGCTGGTGACAAAGGCTCTAACTGGGTTGAAGCCCGTGACGCCGACGAACAAGCCGCAAAAATGTGGGATAAATAA
- the moaD gene encoding molybdopterin synthase sulfur carrier subunit has protein sequence MINVLFFAQVRELIGTAGVKVEAGENTQTAEGLRATLAATDDKWAKVLASDKLLVAVNQTISQWDTPIVDGDEVAFFPPVTGG, from the coding sequence ATGATTAACGTACTATTTTTTGCACAAGTTAGAGAGCTTATTGGCACTGCAGGCGTAAAAGTTGAAGCAGGTGAAAATACGCAAACAGCCGAAGGCCTACGTGCAACGTTAGCCGCAACCGATGACAAGTGGGCCAAAGTGTTGGCATCAGACAAGCTGTTAGTTGCAGTAAACCAAACCATTAGCCAGTGGGATACACCTATTGTAGATGGTGATGAAGTCGCATTCTTCCCACCAGTCACTGGAGGTTAA
- the moaC gene encoding cyclic pyranopterin monophosphate synthase MoaC: MTNAFTHINADGNAHMVDVTDKSVTEREARAEAYIEMASETLEMIMSGSHHKGDVFATARIAGIQAAKKTSDLIPLCHPLMLTKVEVELEAQPEHNRVWIRSLCKLSGKTGVEMEALTAASTAALTIYDMCKAVQKDMVISQVRLTEKRGGKSGHFKV; the protein is encoded by the coding sequence ATGACCAATGCTTTTACCCATATTAATGCTGACGGTAACGCTCATATGGTAGATGTAACCGATAAGTCTGTTACCGAGCGTGAAGCGCGTGCCGAAGCTTACATTGAGATGGCAAGTGAAACTCTAGAGATGATCATGAGTGGCAGCCACCACAAAGGTGATGTATTTGCCACGGCGCGTATCGCCGGCATTCAGGCCGCTAAGAAGACTTCTGATCTTATTCCACTTTGTCACCCATTGATGTTAACTAAGGTGGAAGTTGAGCTAGAAGCGCAGCCTGAGCATAACCGCGTATGGATCCGCAGCCTGTGTAAGCTATCGGGTAAAACAGGCGTTGAGATGGAAGCATTAACGGCGGCTTCTACTGCAGCACTGACTATTTACGATATGTGTAAAGCAGTCCAAAAAGATATGGTGATTTCTCAGGTTCGTTTAACTGAGAAACGTGGCGGTAAGTCTGGGCACTTTAAGGTATAG
- the moaB gene encoding molybdenum cofactor biosynthesis protein B, with amino-acid sequence MGHCTQSQFTALNIAVLTLSDTRDFTSDTSGAFLATALLEAGHKLAERQIIKDDKYQIRSVLSQWIASEDVQVIITTGGTGFTDRDNTPEAVKPLFDRDIEGFGELFRHITYTELGTSTVQSRALGGIANKTAIFCLPGSTGACKTGWNKLIKEQLDATHRPCNFVMHVKKITE; translated from the coding sequence ATGGGACACTGCACTCAAAGCCAGTTTACGGCACTAAACATTGCTGTTTTAACCTTATCTGATACCCGAGATTTCACATCTGATACCTCAGGTGCTTTTCTTGCAACAGCACTATTAGAGGCGGGGCATAAGCTTGCCGAACGTCAGATTATCAAAGATGATAAGTATCAAATTCGCTCGGTGCTTTCTCAATGGATCGCCTCCGAAGATGTGCAGGTCATTATCACCACTGGCGGTACAGGTTTTACCGATAGAGATAACACCCCAGAAGCGGTTAAGCCGTTATTTGATAGAGATATCGAAGGCTTTGGTGAGCTATTTAGGCATATCACTTATACCGAGCTTGGCACATCTACAGTGCAGTCGCGTGCATTAGGCGGTATCGCCAATAAAACGGCTATCTTCTGTCTTCCGGGTTCAACGGGCGCGTGCAAAACCGGTTGGAATAAGCTGATAAAAGAACAACTTGATGCAACTCATCGTCCTTGTAACTTTGTGATGCATGTGAAAAAAATCACCGAATAA
- the moaA gene encoding GTP 3',8-cyclase MoaA — protein sequence MSQLQDNFGRRFHYLRMSVTDVCNFKCTYCLPDGYRPDGKPKFLDLNEIEHLVSAFSQVGTQKIRITGGEPSLRKDFTDIIRIVKDNDKIKTIATTTNGYRLAKHAQEWYDAGLRRINISVDSLDPKMFYQITGENKFDEVMRGVDAALEAGFERVKINAVLLKGLNDKDLPRFLHWIKNTPIDLRFIELMETGLGHDYFKAHHLAGNDIKLQLEQAGWQFDTPAADDGPAQNFSHQDYQGRIGLIMPYAKNFCASCNRLRVSAKGKLHLCLFTENGVDLRDLLQTPDQQAELIERLHGQLAQKKETHFLHDGITGVTQHLASIGG from the coding sequence ATGTCCCAACTACAAGACAATTTTGGTCGACGGTTTCATTATTTGCGTATGTCAGTGACTGACGTATGTAACTTTAAGTGCACGTATTGCCTCCCAGATGGCTACCGCCCAGACGGTAAGCCTAAATTCCTCGATCTCAATGAAATCGAGCATCTGGTTTCGGCTTTTTCACAAGTAGGCACCCAAAAAATCCGTATTACCGGTGGTGAGCCTTCTTTGCGTAAAGATTTCACCGACATCATTCGCATCGTTAAAGACAACGATAAGATTAAAACCATTGCCACGACTACTAACGGTTACCGTTTAGCTAAGCATGCCCAAGAGTGGTATGACGCAGGGCTTAGGCGCATCAACATCTCGGTCGATAGTTTAGACCCGAAAATGTTCTACCAGATCACCGGTGAGAATAAGTTTGATGAGGTGATGCGTGGTGTCGATGCGGCGCTAGAGGCAGGTTTCGAGCGAGTTAAAATCAATGCTGTTCTGCTTAAAGGCCTGAATGATAAAGACTTGCCACGTTTTTTACATTGGATTAAGAACACCCCGATTGACTTACGTTTCATTGAGTTAATGGAAACGGGTCTAGGCCACGATTACTTTAAGGCTCATCATCTAGCGGGTAACGACATCAAGTTGCAGCTAGAGCAGGCGGGTTGGCAATTCGATACCCCAGCGGCTGACGACGGCCCTGCGCAAAACTTCAGCCATCAAGACTATCAAGGCCGCATCGGGCTCATCATGCCTTACGCGAAAAACTTCTGTGCCAGTTGTAACCGCTTGCGAGTATCAGCCAAAGGTAAACTGCATCTTTGTCTGTTTACCGAAAATGGTGTCGACTTGCGTGACTTGCTGCAAACTCCAGATCAACAAGCTGAATTAATTGAACGCTTGCATGGTCAGCTTGCACAGAAAAAAGAAACCCACTTCCTGCATGACGGCATCACAGGCGTCACGCAGCACCTCGCTTCTATCGGCGGCTAA
- a CDS encoding electron transfer flavoprotein-ubiquinone oxidoreductase — translation MERESMEFDVVIVGAGPAGLATACRLMQISKDTGQELTVCVVEKGSEVGAHILSGAVFEPKVLDELFDDWRDKNAPLLTAVTHDEIHMLSSATDARAMPNALVPKTMHNEGNYIISVGNLCRWLAERAEELAVEVFPGFPASELLFNEDGSVKGIQIGDMGVGEDGQPKDGYEPGMELHAKYTVFGEGCRGHLGKQLIEKYHLDNGKTPQHYGLGFKEIWTVPSEQHELGKVVHTGGWPLTEGASGGGFMYHLENNQIAVGLIIDLNYKNPHLSPFDEFQRYKTHPVIAKTLTGGERIAYGARAITKGGLNSLPKLTFPGGMIIGCDAGTLNFAKIKGTHTAMKSGMLAAETLAQAMMAGVEAGKDLDCLQDRFDESWLKEELYASRNFGPAMHKFGTYLGGAFNFIDQNWFGGKLPITLRDEKPDYAQMAEVSAYSKIDYPKPDGKLSFDKLSSVYLSNTFHEEDQLCHLRLKDARIPIEVNLIKFDEPAQRYCPAGVYEIVEEAGEKKFVINGQNCIHCKTCDIKDPSQNITWVTPEGGGGPNYPNM, via the coding sequence ATGGAACGCGAATCGATGGAATTCGATGTAGTAATCGTGGGTGCCGGCCCAGCGGGCTTGGCAACGGCATGTCGTTTAATGCAAATATCTAAAGACACTGGCCAAGAGCTCACCGTCTGCGTCGTCGAAAAAGGCTCTGAAGTCGGTGCACATATCTTGTCTGGCGCAGTGTTTGAGCCCAAAGTGCTCGATGAGTTATTTGACGATTGGCGCGATAAGAATGCTCCCCTACTTACGGCCGTGACCCATGATGAAATCCATATGCTCAGCTCGGCAACCGATGCCCGCGCCATGCCTAATGCCCTCGTGCCTAAAACCATGCACAACGAAGGTAACTACATCATCAGTGTCGGTAATCTCTGCCGCTGGCTAGCCGAACGCGCCGAAGAGCTTGCTGTCGAAGTCTTTCCTGGTTTCCCTGCAAGCGAGTTACTGTTCAACGAAGACGGTAGCGTCAAAGGCATTCAAATTGGCGACATGGGCGTAGGTGAAGATGGCCAGCCCAAAGATGGCTATGAGCCAGGCATGGAGCTACACGCTAAGTACACAGTATTTGGTGAAGGTTGCCGCGGTCACTTAGGTAAACAGCTTATCGAGAAGTACCACCTCGACAATGGCAAAACCCCACAACACTATGGCTTAGGTTTTAAAGAGATCTGGACAGTACCGAGCGAACAGCATGAGCTCGGTAAGGTCGTGCATACTGGCGGCTGGCCGCTTACCGAAGGTGCCTCTGGCGGTGGATTCATGTATCACCTGGAGAATAATCAGATCGCCGTCGGCTTGATTATCGATCTTAACTATAAGAATCCACACTTAAGTCCATTCGATGAGTTCCAGCGTTATAAGACTCACCCTGTTATCGCTAAGACGCTAACTGGCGGCGAACGTATCGCTTACGGTGCAAGAGCCATTACTAAAGGTGGTCTAAACTCTCTACCTAAGCTGACATTCCCTGGCGGCATGATTATTGGCTGTGATGCTGGCACGCTCAACTTCGCCAAGATCAAAGGCACACATACGGCAATGAAGAGCGGTATGCTGGCTGCAGAGACACTCGCTCAGGCTATGATGGCAGGTGTTGAGGCGGGTAAAGATCTTGACTGCTTACAAGACAGATTCGATGAAAGCTGGCTCAAAGAGGAGCTATACGCCTCGCGTAACTTCGGTCCTGCTATGCATAAGTTCGGTACCTACCTAGGCGGCGCATTTAACTTTATCGATCAAAATTGGTTTGGCGGCAAACTGCCTATCACTCTACGCGATGAGAAGCCTGATTATGCGCAGATGGCTGAGGTGAGTGCTTACAGCAAGATTGATTACCCTAAGCCTGATGGCAAGTTGAGTTTCGATAAGCTGTCTTCAGTTTATTTGTCTAATACCTTCCATGAAGAAGATCAGCTATGCCATCTACGCTTAAAGGATGCGCGCATCCCCATCGAAGTGAACTTAATCAAATTCGATGAGCCGGCACAGCGTTACTGCCCTGCTGGCGTGTATGAGATCGTCGAGGAAGCCGGTGAGAAAAAGTTTGTCATCAATGGGCAGAACTGCATTCACTGTAAGACCTGCGATATCAAAGATCCAAGCCAGAATATCACTTGGGTTACTCCCGAGGGTGGCGGTGGACCAAACTACCCCAACATGTAG
- a CDS encoding DUF4870 domain-containing protein — protein MTRDEKNMGVLVHLASFSGYLVPLGSILGPLIVWLMKRDEFPFVESCGRNCLNFKISMIIYFIISGILMLVGIGFIVFGLLAIFDIIVTIIAAIKASEGESYKYPLTINFIKPRTY, from the coding sequence ATGACCCGAGACGAAAAGAATATGGGCGTGTTGGTACACCTAGCGAGCTTTTCAGGTTACCTAGTGCCATTAGGTAGCATTTTGGGGCCATTGATTGTGTGGCTGATGAAGCGCGATGAATTTCCATTTGTAGAAAGCTGCGGCAGAAACTGCCTGAACTTTAAGATCAGCATGATTATCTATTTTATTATCAGCGGAATATTAATGTTGGTTGGGATCGGCTTCATAGTGTTCGGCCTATTAGCCATCTTCGATATCATAGTGACCATTATTGCAGCGATTAAGGCGAGTGAAGGTGAGAGTTATAAATACCCACTAACGATTAATTTTATTAAGCCTAGGACCTATTAA